The Populus alba chromosome 4, ASM523922v2, whole genome shotgun sequence genome contains a region encoding:
- the LOC118049344 gene encoding nicastrin isoform X3: MSFLNLLADICFCFRISNDSSIAKNIGGVLVEQGMDTQIKLKGFSPDQKFPGAEYAPYKSIDYEWNPTGSGMMWRAYSFPVFLLTEGSAQLVQEVAMNNEKKRNDYTADVVEFDSVMQTTKSGTHDSESCLQEQTCLPLGGYSVWSSLPPINNSSTNHSKPIILTVASMDSASFFRDKNLGAESPISGLIALLAAVDSLSHVNGLDDLGKQLVFSVFTGEAWGYLGSRRFLFELDLQSEAVKGLNSSLIETVIEIGSVGKGFSQGNSTFFAHTAAVSLATNETLNALKHARDSLENITVSSASTLNPGIPPSSLMAFLKKNPSTSGMVLEDFDTSFSDKFYHSHLDDMSNINSSSIVAAASLVARTLYILASDDKNISSTALDAINVNASLVEELMSCLLDCEPGLSCELVKSYIVPTNQCPNHYVGVILGEPSSNPYLGYVDDVSRFIWNFLADRTSSSMEDASSDCSKECSNKGGVCIKAEVDGKGVCVISTTRYVPAYSTRLNYESGTWHVLPSDSSDPMGMVDPVWTESNWDTIRLQVYTVQDAAFDRLVLLAGITITVMAYLAIVLTRACIAKALKRD; the protein is encoded by the exons ATGAGTTTCTTGAACTTGTTGGCAG ATATCTGTTTCTGCTTCAGAATATCAAATGATTCAAGTATTGCCAAGAACATTGGTGGTGTTTTAGTTGAACAAGGGATGGACAcgcaaatcaaattaaaag GATTTTCTCCAGACCAAAAGTTCCCAGGAGCTGAATATGCACCTTACAAAAGCATCGACTATGAATGGAACCCAACT GGATCTGGTATGATGTGGAGAGCTTACAGTTTTCCTGTATTCTTACTCACTGAGGGTAGTGCACAGTTGGTGCAGGAG GTTGCCATGAAcaatgagaagaaaaggaatgatTATACCGCAGATGTGGTTGAGTTTGATTCAGTGATGCAG ACAACAAAATCTGGTACCCATGATTCAGAATCCTGTTTACAAGAACAGACTTGCCTTCCATTAGGTGGATACAG TGTTTGGTCGTCGCTTCCTCCAATTAATAATTCATCTACAAATCACTCCAAGCCAATTATATTAACTGTCGCATCTATGGATTCTGCTTCATTTTTCCGTGATAAAAATTTAGGTGCTGAATCCCCTATTTCT GGACTGATAGCATTGCTGGCAGCTGTTGATTCACTTTCTCATGTAAATGGTCTGGATGACCTTGGTAAACAG CTTGTCTTTTCAGTTTTCACAGGGGAGGCATGGGGTTACCTTGGTAGCAGGAGATTTTTGTTTGAACTAGATTTACAATCAGAGGCTGTTAAGGGGCTCAACAGTAGTCTGATTGAAACG GTCATAGAAATTGGATCTGTTGGAAAGGGCTTCAGTCAAGGGAATAGCACATTTTTTGCTCACACAGCAGCG GTTTCACTGGCCACCAATGAAACATTGAATGCCTTAAAACATGCTCGAGATTCACTTGAAAACATTACAGTTTCATCAGCAAGCACTTTAAATCCAGGGATACCCCCATCATCCTTGATGGCATTTCTTAAAAAG AACCCTTCAACTTCCGGGATGGTATTGGAAGATTTTGATACTTCTTTCTCTGATAAGTTTTACCACAGTCACCTGGATGATATGT CAAATATAAATTCTTCATCCATAGTGGCAGCTGCTTCTCTTGTTGCCCGCACACTTTATATCCTTGCAAGCGATGACAAAAATATAAGCAGCACAGCTCTTGATGCCATCAATGTCAATGCCTCTCTAGTTGAAGAACTGATGAGTTGCCTATTGGACTGTGAACCAGGATTGTCTTGTGAGTTAGTGAAAAGTTATATAGTACCAACCAATCAATGCCCAAACCACTATGTTGGAGTTATCCTTGGGGAACCTTCGTCAAATCCCTATCTTGGATATGTTGATGATGTTTCCAGGTTTATATGGAATTTTCTAGCTGACAGAACTTCTAGTTCGATGGAGGATGCGAGCTCTGATTGTTCAAAAGAGTGCAGCAACAAAGGTGGTGTGTGCATTAAAGCAGAGGTAGATGGGAAGGGAGTCTGTGTTATTTCCACAACCAG GTATGTACCAGCGTATTCAACACGCTTGAACTATGAATCTGGAACTTGGCATGTGTTGCCTTCAGATTCTTCTGATCCCATGGGAATGGTGGATCCTGTCTGGACGGAGAGCAACTGGGACACAATCAGGCTTCAGGTCTATACTGTGCAGGATGCAGCTTTTGATCGTCTAGTTTTGCTGGCAGGTATTACCATCACAGTCATGGCTTACCTTGCAATTGTGCTTACAAGAGCCTGTATAGCAAAGGCCTTGAAGCGGGATTGA
- the LOC118049344 gene encoding nicastrin isoform X2 yields the protein MATDLPCLLPFLLFLFISHFPLSFSVNSMESVPDLTKSMYVDFDGYPCVRLLNLTGEIGCSNPGRDKVVAPVVRYKNVNEFSKPSAVLVSLDEFLELVGRISNDSSIAKNIGGVLVEQGMDTQIKLKGFSPDQKFPGAEYAPYKSIDYEWNPTGSGMMWRAYSFPVFLLTEGSAQLVQEVAMNNEKKRNDYTADVVEFDSVMQTTKSGTHDSESCLQEQTCLPLGGYSVWSSLPPINNSSTNHSKPIILTVASMDSASFFRDKNLGAESPISGLIALLAAVDSLSHVNGLDDLGKQLVFSVFTGEAWGYLGSRRFLFELDLQSEAVKGLNSSLIETVIEIGSVGKGFSQGNSTFFAHTAAVSLATNETLNALKHARDSLENITVSSASTLNPGIPPSSLMAFLKKNPSTSGMVLEDFDTSFSDKFYHSHLDDMSNINSSSIVAAASLVARTLYILASDDKNISSTALDAINVNASLVEELMSCLLDCEPGLSCELVKSYIVPTNQCPNHYVGVILGEPSSNPYLGYVDDVSRFIWNFLADRTSSSMEDASSDCSKECSNKGGVCIKAEVDGKGVCVISTTRYVPAYSTRLNYESGTWHVLPSDSSDPMGMVDPVWTESNWDTIRLQVYTVQDAAFDRLVLLAGITITVMAYLAIVLTRACIAKALKRD from the exons ATGGCCACGGACCTTCCTTGTCTTcttccatttcttctttttctcttcatttctcactttcccctctctttctctG TAAATTCAATGGAGTCAGTTCCTGATCTAACAAAGTCAATGTATGTGGATTTTGATGGATACCCTTGTGTTAGATTACTCAATCTTACTGGAGAAATTGGCTGTTCAA ATCCCGGACGAGATAAGGTGGTTGCTCCGGTTGTAAGATACAAGAATGTTAATGAATTTAGTAAGCCTTCTGCAGTTTTGGTGTCCTTAGATGAGTTTCTTGAACTTGTTGGCAG AATATCAAATGATTCAAGTATTGCCAAGAACATTGGTGGTGTTTTAGTTGAACAAGGGATGGACAcgcaaatcaaattaaaag GATTTTCTCCAGACCAAAAGTTCCCAGGAGCTGAATATGCACCTTACAAAAGCATCGACTATGAATGGAACCCAACT GGATCTGGTATGATGTGGAGAGCTTACAGTTTTCCTGTATTCTTACTCACTGAGGGTAGTGCACAGTTGGTGCAGGAG GTTGCCATGAAcaatgagaagaaaaggaatgatTATACCGCAGATGTGGTTGAGTTTGATTCAGTGATGCAG ACAACAAAATCTGGTACCCATGATTCAGAATCCTGTTTACAAGAACAGACTTGCCTTCCATTAGGTGGATACAG TGTTTGGTCGTCGCTTCCTCCAATTAATAATTCATCTACAAATCACTCCAAGCCAATTATATTAACTGTCGCATCTATGGATTCTGCTTCATTTTTCCGTGATAAAAATTTAGGTGCTGAATCCCCTATTTCT GGACTGATAGCATTGCTGGCAGCTGTTGATTCACTTTCTCATGTAAATGGTCTGGATGACCTTGGTAAACAG CTTGTCTTTTCAGTTTTCACAGGGGAGGCATGGGGTTACCTTGGTAGCAGGAGATTTTTGTTTGAACTAGATTTACAATCAGAGGCTGTTAAGGGGCTCAACAGTAGTCTGATTGAAACG GTCATAGAAATTGGATCTGTTGGAAAGGGCTTCAGTCAAGGGAATAGCACATTTTTTGCTCACACAGCAGCG GTTTCACTGGCCACCAATGAAACATTGAATGCCTTAAAACATGCTCGAGATTCACTTGAAAACATTACAGTTTCATCAGCAAGCACTTTAAATCCAGGGATACCCCCATCATCCTTGATGGCATTTCTTAAAAAG AACCCTTCAACTTCCGGGATGGTATTGGAAGATTTTGATACTTCTTTCTCTGATAAGTTTTACCACAGTCACCTGGATGATATGT CAAATATAAATTCTTCATCCATAGTGGCAGCTGCTTCTCTTGTTGCCCGCACACTTTATATCCTTGCAAGCGATGACAAAAATATAAGCAGCACAGCTCTTGATGCCATCAATGTCAATGCCTCTCTAGTTGAAGAACTGATGAGTTGCCTATTGGACTGTGAACCAGGATTGTCTTGTGAGTTAGTGAAAAGTTATATAGTACCAACCAATCAATGCCCAAACCACTATGTTGGAGTTATCCTTGGGGAACCTTCGTCAAATCCCTATCTTGGATATGTTGATGATGTTTCCAGGTTTATATGGAATTTTCTAGCTGACAGAACTTCTAGTTCGATGGAGGATGCGAGCTCTGATTGTTCAAAAGAGTGCAGCAACAAAGGTGGTGTGTGCATTAAAGCAGAGGTAGATGGGAAGGGAGTCTGTGTTATTTCCACAACCAG GTATGTACCAGCGTATTCAACACGCTTGAACTATGAATCTGGAACTTGGCATGTGTTGCCTTCAGATTCTTCTGATCCCATGGGAATGGTGGATCCTGTCTGGACGGAGAGCAACTGGGACACAATCAGGCTTCAGGTCTATACTGTGCAGGATGCAGCTTTTGATCGTCTAGTTTTGCTGGCAGGTATTACCATCACAGTCATGGCTTACCTTGCAATTGTGCTTACAAGAGCCTGTATAGCAAAGGCCTTGAAGCGGGATTGA
- the LOC118049344 gene encoding nicastrin isoform X1, translating to MATDLPCLLPFLLFLFISHFPLSFSGSVNSMESVPDLTKSMYVDFDGYPCVRLLNLTGEIGCSNPGRDKVVAPVVRYKNVNEFSKPSAVLVSLDEFLELVGRISNDSSIAKNIGGVLVEQGMDTQIKLKGFSPDQKFPGAEYAPYKSIDYEWNPTGSGMMWRAYSFPVFLLTEGSAQLVQEVAMNNEKKRNDYTADVVEFDSVMQTTKSGTHDSESCLQEQTCLPLGGYSVWSSLPPINNSSTNHSKPIILTVASMDSASFFRDKNLGAESPISGLIALLAAVDSLSHVNGLDDLGKQLVFSVFTGEAWGYLGSRRFLFELDLQSEAVKGLNSSLIETVIEIGSVGKGFSQGNSTFFAHTAAVSLATNETLNALKHARDSLENITVSSASTLNPGIPPSSLMAFLKKNPSTSGMVLEDFDTSFSDKFYHSHLDDMSNINSSSIVAAASLVARTLYILASDDKNISSTALDAINVNASLVEELMSCLLDCEPGLSCELVKSYIVPTNQCPNHYVGVILGEPSSNPYLGYVDDVSRFIWNFLADRTSSSMEDASSDCSKECSNKGGVCIKAEVDGKGVCVISTTRYVPAYSTRLNYESGTWHVLPSDSSDPMGMVDPVWTESNWDTIRLQVYTVQDAAFDRLVLLAGITITVMAYLAIVLTRACIAKALKRD from the exons ATGGCCACGGACCTTCCTTGTCTTcttccatttcttctttttctcttcatttctcactttcccctctctttctctG gttcaGTAAATTCAATGGAGTCAGTTCCTGATCTAACAAAGTCAATGTATGTGGATTTTGATGGATACCCTTGTGTTAGATTACTCAATCTTACTGGAGAAATTGGCTGTTCAA ATCCCGGACGAGATAAGGTGGTTGCTCCGGTTGTAAGATACAAGAATGTTAATGAATTTAGTAAGCCTTCTGCAGTTTTGGTGTCCTTAGATGAGTTTCTTGAACTTGTTGGCAG AATATCAAATGATTCAAGTATTGCCAAGAACATTGGTGGTGTTTTAGTTGAACAAGGGATGGACAcgcaaatcaaattaaaag GATTTTCTCCAGACCAAAAGTTCCCAGGAGCTGAATATGCACCTTACAAAAGCATCGACTATGAATGGAACCCAACT GGATCTGGTATGATGTGGAGAGCTTACAGTTTTCCTGTATTCTTACTCACTGAGGGTAGTGCACAGTTGGTGCAGGAG GTTGCCATGAAcaatgagaagaaaaggaatgatTATACCGCAGATGTGGTTGAGTTTGATTCAGTGATGCAG ACAACAAAATCTGGTACCCATGATTCAGAATCCTGTTTACAAGAACAGACTTGCCTTCCATTAGGTGGATACAG TGTTTGGTCGTCGCTTCCTCCAATTAATAATTCATCTACAAATCACTCCAAGCCAATTATATTAACTGTCGCATCTATGGATTCTGCTTCATTTTTCCGTGATAAAAATTTAGGTGCTGAATCCCCTATTTCT GGACTGATAGCATTGCTGGCAGCTGTTGATTCACTTTCTCATGTAAATGGTCTGGATGACCTTGGTAAACAG CTTGTCTTTTCAGTTTTCACAGGGGAGGCATGGGGTTACCTTGGTAGCAGGAGATTTTTGTTTGAACTAGATTTACAATCAGAGGCTGTTAAGGGGCTCAACAGTAGTCTGATTGAAACG GTCATAGAAATTGGATCTGTTGGAAAGGGCTTCAGTCAAGGGAATAGCACATTTTTTGCTCACACAGCAGCG GTTTCACTGGCCACCAATGAAACATTGAATGCCTTAAAACATGCTCGAGATTCACTTGAAAACATTACAGTTTCATCAGCAAGCACTTTAAATCCAGGGATACCCCCATCATCCTTGATGGCATTTCTTAAAAAG AACCCTTCAACTTCCGGGATGGTATTGGAAGATTTTGATACTTCTTTCTCTGATAAGTTTTACCACAGTCACCTGGATGATATGT CAAATATAAATTCTTCATCCATAGTGGCAGCTGCTTCTCTTGTTGCCCGCACACTTTATATCCTTGCAAGCGATGACAAAAATATAAGCAGCACAGCTCTTGATGCCATCAATGTCAATGCCTCTCTAGTTGAAGAACTGATGAGTTGCCTATTGGACTGTGAACCAGGATTGTCTTGTGAGTTAGTGAAAAGTTATATAGTACCAACCAATCAATGCCCAAACCACTATGTTGGAGTTATCCTTGGGGAACCTTCGTCAAATCCCTATCTTGGATATGTTGATGATGTTTCCAGGTTTATATGGAATTTTCTAGCTGACAGAACTTCTAGTTCGATGGAGGATGCGAGCTCTGATTGTTCAAAAGAGTGCAGCAACAAAGGTGGTGTGTGCATTAAAGCAGAGGTAGATGGGAAGGGAGTCTGTGTTATTTCCACAACCAG GTATGTACCAGCGTATTCAACACGCTTGAACTATGAATCTGGAACTTGGCATGTGTTGCCTTCAGATTCTTCTGATCCCATGGGAATGGTGGATCCTGTCTGGACGGAGAGCAACTGGGACACAATCAGGCTTCAGGTCTATACTGTGCAGGATGCAGCTTTTGATCGTCTAGTTTTGCTGGCAGGTATTACCATCACAGTCATGGCTTACCTTGCAATTGTGCTTACAAGAGCCTGTATAGCAAAGGCCTTGAAGCGGGATTGA
- the LOC118049337 gene encoding tRNA threonylcarbamoyladenosine dehydratase 2: MEERLKHLTLVGAGALLGSVSTLFLLKLLPRSIIKECSKSVGELNAGKGIVSEMSVRSGVDVDSNSGMPDSDLLADEIVSEQLTRNIQFFGFEAQQKVTTSYVVVIGLGGVGSHAASMLLRSGVGRLLLVDFDQVSVSSLNRHAVATRADVGIPKAECLKKHFSTIFPECHIEAKVLLYDASTEEKILSGHPDFVLDCIDNIDTKVALLAACVRRGLKVLSATGAGARADPTRIRVADLRESTNDPLSRAVRYRLRKDHGIEGGIPVVFSLEKPKAKLLPFKGPSGEEENPSDYQVVPGFRVRIIPVLGTIPAIFGQVMASYVVTQLTGLNVQPEPIVNLDLDHYRVLHQRLIEHEESLFGTAMQVQVDVEEVMYVAKELWHGRSARDQFAKDVGRGMWRSVNELMLVRWDKEKPASVSNLILLKFKEADEHELRTLEEIKELEPEFYERVESALKRAQMDFGL; the protein is encoded by the exons ATGGAGGAGCGACTGAAACACTTGACATTAGTTGGAGCTGGAGCTCTTTTGGGTTCTGTTTCTACTCTATTCCTTCTCAAGCTGCTTCCAAG AAGTATTATAAAGGAATGCAGTAAAAGTGTTGGTGAATTGAATGCTG GTAAAGGAATTGTTTCGGAGATGTCGGTCAGAAGTGGGGTTGATGTAGATAGTAATTCTGGGATGCCTGATTCAGACCTTTTAGCAGATGAAATAGTATCTGAACAATTGACTAG GAACATTCAATTCTTTGGCTTTGAGGCTCAACAGAAGGTGACTACATCCTATGTTGTTGTCATTGGTCTTGGAGGTGTCGGGAGTCATGCTGCATCGATGCTCTTGAGGTCTGGAGTTGGCAGGCTCCTCCTTGTAGACTTTGACCAG GTTTCTGTTTCATCCTTAAATCGCCATGCTGTCGCAACTCGAGCAGATGTTGGTATTCCAAAAGCCGAGTGCCTCAAGAAGCATTTCTCAACAATCTTCCCAGAGTGCCACATAGAAGCAAAAGTACTGCTGTATGATGCATCAACTGAAGAAAAAATTCTTTCTGGCCATCCTGACTTTGTTTTGGACTGCATTGATAATATTGATACAAAG GTGGCACTTCTTGCTGCATGTGTGCGTAGGGGTTTAAAGGTTCTATCTGCAACTGGAGCAGGTGCTAGAGCTGATCCAACAAGAATACGGGTGGCTGATTTAAGAGAGTCAACAAATGACCCTTTATCCCGAGCT GTGAGGTATCGTTTGAGGAAAGATCATGGCATTGAGGGTGGCATCCCTGTCGTGTTCTCTCTAGAAAAACCTAAAGCCAAGCTGCTTCCATTTAAGGGACCaagtggagaagaagaaaatccttCTGACTATCAG GTAGTACCTGGGTTTAGGGTTCGCATAATACCTGTTCTTGGTACCATCCCTGCTATATTTGGACAGGTCATGGCCTCGTATGTTGTGACACAGCTCACGGGATTGAATGTTCAACCTGAACCTATAGTAAATTTAGATTTGGATCATTATCGGGTGCTTCATCAGCGTCTTATTGAGCATGAGGAGTCATTGTTTGGCACTGCCATGCAAGTCCAG GTCGATGTTGAGGAAGTGATGTATGTTGCCAAAGAACTGTGGCATGGACGAAGTGCTAGAGATCAGTTTGCAAAGGATGTTGGACGTGGAATGTGGCGATCTGTAAATGAGTTAATGCTTGTGAG GTGGGACAAGGAGAAGCCAGCTTCTGTCTCAAACTTgattctcttaaaatttaaagag GCAGATGAACACGAGTTGAGGACGCTTGAAGAAATCAAGGAGTTGGAACCTGAATTTTATGAGAGGGTGGAATCTGCATTGAAACGAGCTCAAATGGACTTTGGTTTGTGA